In Nymphalis io chromosome 13, ilAglIoxx1.1, whole genome shotgun sequence, one genomic interval encodes:
- the LOC126772973 gene encoding uncharacterized protein LOC126772973, with protein MPRWRFGQHFVQLGPKLVNAAATLGRLLPNVGGPESLCRRLYAGVVRSMALYGVPIWVDALTTQNRALLRKPQKVIAVRAIRGYRTVFWIAATLLAGDPPWEL; from the coding sequence ATGCCTCGATGGAGATTCGGGCAGCAtttcgtgcaactcggcccgaagctcgtcAATGCCGCCGCCACCttaggccgcctcctacccaacgtgggaggaccggaATCACTATGCCGGCGCCTCTATGCCGgtgtagtgaggtcgatggcactgtacggtgtCCCGATATGGGTGGACGCACTCACAACACAAAACCGGGCCCTCCTGCGGAAGCCGCAGaaggtcatagcggtgagggcgaTCAggggatatcgtacggtgttcTGGATAGCGGCGACCCTCCTCGCGGGCgacccgccctgggaactctag